A stretch of the Polyangiaceae bacterium genome encodes the following:
- a CDS encoding outer membrane beta-barrel protein, with the protein MKIQAVTLGLVCSLFAPEALGQDRFATAGRFAIGAERVFGYASTTTKVETEFQPGNIDYERETTKTQLDFLARGDVENPFVAPRVGFDYFVIDGLSIGGAFAYTSDKEDGDETLGNNNNDLAEEESSGFAIAPRVGYCFMFNDTVGIWPRGGFTYASAKTEVNNPGNAPDTGTEFSVLDLTLEGMLVITPVPHAGFMVGPTIELPLSGSGEADQGNTTQDIDKVKITTIALQAGVFVWF; encoded by the coding sequence ATGAAGATCCAAGCCGTGACCCTGGGCCTCGTGTGTTCGCTGTTCGCGCCGGAGGCGCTCGGCCAGGACCGCTTCGCCACCGCTGGCCGCTTCGCCATCGGGGCCGAACGCGTGTTCGGCTACGCCTCGACCACCACCAAGGTCGAGACGGAGTTTCAGCCGGGCAACATCGACTACGAGCGCGAGACGACGAAGACCCAGCTCGATTTCCTCGCCCGCGGCGACGTGGAGAACCCGTTCGTCGCCCCCCGCGTCGGGTTCGACTACTTCGTGATCGATGGGCTCAGCATCGGCGGGGCCTTCGCCTACACCTCGGACAAGGAGGACGGCGACGAGACCCTCGGCAACAACAACAACGACCTGGCCGAGGAGGAGTCCAGCGGCTTCGCCATCGCGCCCCGCGTGGGGTACTGCTTCATGTTCAACGACACGGTCGGCATCTGGCCTCGGGGTGGCTTCACGTACGCCTCTGCCAAGACGGAGGTCAATAACCCCGGCAACGCCCCGGACACCGGCACCGAGTTCTCAGTGCTCGATCTCACCCTCGAAGGCATGCTGGTGATCACGCCGGTGCCGCACGCGGGCTTCATGGTCGGTCCGACCATCGAGCTGCCGCTGTCCGGCTCCGGGGAGGCCGACCAGGGCAACACCACGCAGGACATCGACAAGGTGAAGATCACCACCATCGCCCTGCAGGCCGGGGTCTTCGTCTGGTTCTGA
- a CDS encoding peroxiredoxin produces MTIQIGDTLPNATLSESTEFGEACPLRPDPVSTAEAAKGKRIVIFGLPGAYTPTCSAKHVPGYLEQLDALRAKGVDEIWCVSVNDGYVMAAWGREQKATGKIRMLGDGSGELAKKLGLEVDLSKSGMGTRMQRFSMLVEDGVVKQLNVEAPGKFEVSDAATMLKQLG; encoded by the coding sequence ATGACCATCCAGATCGGGGACACCCTTCCGAACGCCACACTCAGTGAGTCGACCGAATTCGGCGAAGCCTGTCCGCTGCGGCCCGACCCCGTCTCCACCGCGGAGGCGGCCAAGGGTAAGCGCATCGTGATCTTCGGCCTGCCGGGCGCTTACACGCCCACCTGCTCGGCGAAGCACGTGCCCGGCTACTTGGAGCAGCTCGACGCGCTGCGCGCGAAGGGTGTGGACGAGATCTGGTGCGTCTCCGTCAACGACGGCTACGTGATGGCCGCCTGGGGCCGCGAGCAGAAGGCCACGGGCAAGATCCGCATGCTCGGCGACGGCTCGGGCGAGCTCGCCAAGAAGCTCGGCCTCGAGGTCGATCTGTCCAAGTCCGGCATGGGCACGCGGATGCAGCGCTTCTCCATGCTGGTCGAGGACGGCGTGGTGAAGCAGCTGAACGTGGAGGCGCCCGGCAAGTTCGAGGTCAGCGACGCCGCCACGATGTTGAAGCAGCTGGGCTGA
- a CDS encoding metallophosphoesterase has protein sequence MPEARHNLLVLSDVHLGSDLVQHCRPGAPARSAASLRRDRDLAALLDWYRERPEQGRPWRLVIAGDLVDFVGMSVSAEAGEISTEPNQDERSHGLGGAVDHTLAKLRLVAEHHREVFAALARFVAAGNTLVVVRGNHDVDFHWEPVQAAFRDVLARHGAGESDAVEFAEWFYYEEGVVFIEHGHQYDDFCSYEHVLHPVTPSDPRRSARSLSDILLRYVVRPTRGMRESGHDTASAIDYLRFGARLGARGILGLGRRFLLAVATLLGVWREHMSDAALWVRQEHERKMALLAEARHISLLKLQALASLQRPPITRSVLRILAGVMLDRVAVAVLATVALIWLLIARWTPALGVAALVSLAGLATIAWLWRRARGSIDASALLRERAARVGSVFPAAFVVMGHTHLPELRATRPDSSYVNVGAWAEEELEDGSATSLPATRTHLVVRLVDGRPTAALLAWDAETGPKRF, from the coding sequence TTGCCCGAAGCTCGACACAACCTGCTGGTCCTATCCGATGTCCATTTGGGCAGCGATCTGGTCCAGCACTGCCGTCCCGGCGCCCCGGCGCGCAGCGCCGCGAGCCTACGTCGCGACCGTGACCTGGCCGCGCTCCTCGACTGGTATCGCGAGCGCCCGGAGCAGGGGAGGCCCTGGCGGCTGGTCATCGCCGGTGATCTGGTGGACTTCGTCGGCATGAGCGTCAGCGCCGAGGCCGGTGAGATCTCCACCGAGCCCAACCAGGACGAGCGCTCCCACGGCCTGGGGGGAGCAGTGGATCACACGCTGGCGAAGCTCCGGCTCGTTGCGGAGCATCATCGCGAGGTGTTCGCGGCCCTCGCTCGCTTCGTGGCGGCGGGCAACACGCTGGTCGTGGTGCGCGGCAACCACGACGTCGACTTCCACTGGGAGCCGGTGCAGGCGGCGTTCAGAGACGTCCTGGCACGCCACGGCGCGGGGGAGTCCGACGCGGTCGAGTTCGCCGAGTGGTTCTACTACGAGGAAGGCGTCGTCTTCATCGAGCACGGCCACCAATACGACGACTTCTGCTCCTACGAGCACGTGTTGCACCCGGTAACGCCTTCGGATCCGCGGCGCTCCGCTCGCTCGCTCTCCGACATCTTGCTGCGCTACGTGGTTCGGCCGACGCGTGGGATGCGGGAGTCCGGCCACGACACCGCCAGCGCCATCGACTACCTGCGCTTCGGCGCGCGCCTGGGCGCTCGTGGCATCCTGGGGTTGGGTCGGCGCTTCCTCTTGGCGGTCGCCACCTTGCTGGGAGTCTGGCGGGAGCACATGAGCGACGCGGCGCTCTGGGTGCGCCAGGAGCACGAGCGCAAGATGGCGCTCCTGGCCGAGGCGCGGCACATCAGCCTGCTGAAGCTCCAGGCGCTGGCTTCGCTCCAGCGGCCGCCGATCACCCGGAGCGTGCTCAGGATCCTGGCCGGCGTGATGCTGGATCGGGTCGCGGTCGCGGTGCTGGCGACGGTCGCGCTGATCTGGCTACTGATCGCGCGCTGGACACCGGCGCTGGGCGTGGCGGCGCTGGTTTCCCTGGCTGGGCTCGCGACCATCGCCTGGCTCTGGCGTCGTGCGCGCGGCAGCATCGACGCGAGCGCGCTGTTGCGCGAGCGGGCCGCCCGCGTCGGCAGCGTGTTCCCCGCCGCCTTCGTGGTCATGGGCCACACGCACCTGCCGGAGCTCCGCGCCACGCGGCCCGACTCGAGCTACGTCAACGTGGGCGCCTGGGCCGAGGAGGAGCTCGAGGACGGCAGCGCCACCAGCCTGCCGGCCACGCGCACCCACCTCGTGGTTCGGCTGGTGGACGGCCGGCCGACGGCGGCCTTGTTGGCGTGGGATGCGGAGACCGGTCCGAAGCGGTTCTAA
- a CDS encoding FAD-dependent oxidoreductase: protein MPLGTPERPVRVAVIGAGPAGFFTADALLRSESPLFDVDVLERLPTPFGLVRAGVAPDHQKIKAVTKTFERTAQNQRFRFLGNVEVGRDISASELSRHYDQVVYAVGSSSDRRLGIPGEELGGSHSATAFVGWYNAHPDFRDFPFDLSVERAAIVGVGNVAMDIARVLLKDPEELGKTDIARHALEALRSSRVREVVLLARRSPAHAAFDPRELEDIAALPGVRVELDPARVAADARDTEHLDSRQQRNLEVMLGLARKEHEPAERVLRLEFSASPVELLPDPRGRVRALRVERNESVRGPDGRAVARGTGQFFELEAGLVFRSIGYLGLPLPGVPYDADSGVIPNRDGRVTTERNGQVIPGVYAVGWIRRGPLGVIGTNKADAQLVAKSMLEDVRTLAGAAPELRTHQAVDETLAKHGVKVTSYDDWMHIDLVELDEGRATGKLREKFASVEEMMNQLLKKQAEG from the coding sequence ATGCCCCTCGGCACTCCCGAACGCCCGGTGCGCGTGGCGGTGATCGGCGCGGGCCCGGCGGGGTTCTTCACCGCCGACGCGCTCTTGCGCTCCGAGTCGCCGCTCTTCGACGTGGACGTTCTCGAGCGCCTACCGACCCCCTTCGGCCTGGTGCGCGCCGGAGTCGCGCCGGACCACCAGAAGATCAAAGCGGTCACCAAGACCTTCGAGCGCACGGCGCAGAACCAGCGCTTTCGCTTCCTGGGCAACGTAGAGGTCGGCCGAGACATCTCCGCGAGCGAGCTCTCTCGGCACTACGACCAGGTCGTCTACGCCGTGGGCAGCAGCAGCGACCGGCGCCTGGGCATCCCGGGCGAAGAGCTGGGGGGCAGCCACTCCGCCACCGCGTTCGTCGGCTGGTACAACGCCCACCCGGACTTCCGTGACTTTCCCTTCGACCTGAGCGTCGAGCGGGCCGCGATCGTGGGCGTCGGCAACGTCGCCATGGACATCGCGCGGGTCCTGCTCAAGGACCCGGAGGAGCTCGGCAAGACCGACATCGCCCGGCACGCGCTGGAGGCCCTGCGCTCGAGCCGCGTGCGGGAGGTGGTGCTGCTCGCGCGGCGCAGCCCCGCCCACGCCGCCTTCGACCCTCGGGAGCTCGAGGACATCGCGGCGCTGCCGGGCGTCCGCGTGGAGCTCGACCCAGCGCGGGTCGCGGCCGACGCCCGCGACACCGAGCACCTCGACTCGCGCCAGCAGCGAAACCTGGAGGTCATGCTCGGGCTCGCCCGCAAGGAGCACGAGCCCGCCGAGCGCGTGCTGCGTCTCGAGTTCAGCGCCTCCCCCGTCGAGCTCCTCCCCGACCCGCGCGGCCGGGTCCGCGCGCTCCGGGTGGAGAGGAACGAGTCGGTCCGAGGGCCCGACGGCCGCGCGGTGGCCCGAGGAACCGGGCAGTTCTTCGAGCTCGAGGCGGGCCTCGTGTTCCGCTCCATCGGCTACCTGGGCCTGCCGCTGCCCGGCGTGCCCTACGACGCCGACTCCGGCGTGATCCCCAACCGCGACGGCCGCGTCACCACGGAGCGGAACGGCCAGGTGATCCCCGGGGTGTACGCGGTCGGGTGGATCCGGCGGGGACCCCTGGGCGTGATCGGGACGAACAAGGCGGACGCGCAGCTCGTCGCCAAGAGCATGCTCGAAGACGTGCGCACGCTGGCGGGGGCAGCGCCGGAGCTCCGCACTCACCAAGCGGTCGACGAGACGCTGGCCAAGCACGGCGTGAAGGTGACGAGCTACGACGACTGGATGCACATCGATCTGGTAGAGTTGGACGAGGGGCGCGCGACCGGGAAGCTGCGCGAGAAGTTCGCGAGCGTGGAGGAAATGATGAACCAGCTCTTGAAGAAGCAGGCGGAGGGGTGA
- a CDS encoding CoA activase produces MAERRTRGARFVGIDVGAETVKIVELAREGDGLCWTRRRSVEHDKEPGRAVVEALADFGWDDLSGASVVGRASRVLALPAVPVKQAQAAGARFLIGEDDATVVSIGAHGFSVLELRPSGVEVFRENSRCSQGTGNFLRQLVERFGLDIEAASELVEGVTEPALLSGRCPVILKTDMTHLANKGEGRERIVAGLYDAVCENVQVLIKPAVSPKRVLLIGGVARSRRVREHFRGFLGRHGMELLATTSDDHVYVDALGAALRAAERPARVPTLDRLLAPAQHAHLDRLPALRSQLSRVTRMQRPELPARLEEPREIIAGFDIGSTGSKVVAVDRATRQLLWEGYINTNGDPIGAAQTLMRMLGESPAGPHALVAFGATGSGREIVGSLLSSSYGVERVYVLNEIAAHAEGALHYDPSVDTIFEIGGQDAKYIRLCEGRVVDAAMNEACSAGTGSFIEEQGKKIGGIENVVELGEAALAAEGGVSLGQHCSVFMAEIIDEAVAAGAGTSSVVAGIYGSVIQNYLNRVKGARSVGQVVFCQGMPFASDALAAAVARETGSRVIVPPNPGTVGALGIALLTQKAISPNVTGGVEPARFLSAKVVRRDTFVCQSKKGCGEPGNKCRIDRVGTLVQDKPGRFTWGGSCSLWDRGTGKKKLPDLAPDPFRDREALIAELVGRVSVDRGKTKIALTDEFQLKGLFPFFATFLFELGFDLVYERASGAKTLKRGIEEANVPWCAPMQLYHGLVASMSERGAAWVFAPMLREMPRSADEPHAVACPVVQASPDVMRLDLGAERGARLLSPVIDFGAEGFESREFLRSCQRLAESVGVSGLAWLGAYRRAKREQTSFDAKCLELGRHALDFCREHALIPVVVLGRPYTLYNSVLNSNVPPLLREQGAIAIPVDCYEVEADVPTFDGVYWGHGQKNLRAAHQIRRTPGLYSIWCSNYSCGPDSFNLHFFAYAMAGRPFAVIETDGHAGDAGTKTRIEAFLHCVREDLAREHRAPAESDLSRVARQHHTLGDIRASRERLLVPRMGEGAEAMAACLRGVGVEAEVLPIPDRDALRTGRRHTSGKECVPMTITLGSLLERVEREPNPDQRFAFFMPTADGPCRFGVYNILHRIVLERLGSADRVRIWSPRDKDYFDGIPAGFSALVMAGFAAHDMLEAALYDVRPAEAEPGLADAVFRRYQRELLARLERAGGGDLSVPSALWQVSSGRLFGTAELLARAAAELRGVRTERQLPTVLVVGEIYVRCDPFANDFLIEKLEQRGIRTRFAPFTEWLEYTDYVHRSTGAKAGLSARLSSWVQKRIIEQSYAGVARILGWPARIPVQESIAAAEPYVREALTGEAVLTVGGPVHEWHQGLIDGVVSVGPLECMPNKIAEAQFFHVAEREGLPSLTIPVNGDPVDPAMLDGFAFEVQESARRRREGLTPQPVRHRRRLRVLPGDASPERPSCALPAE; encoded by the coding sequence ATGGCAGAGCGCAGGACGAGGGGCGCGCGCTTCGTCGGTATCGACGTGGGCGCGGAGACCGTGAAGATCGTGGAGCTGGCCCGCGAGGGCGACGGGCTCTGCTGGACGCGACGCCGGAGCGTCGAGCACGACAAGGAGCCGGGTCGCGCCGTGGTCGAAGCGCTCGCGGACTTCGGCTGGGACGATCTCTCGGGCGCGAGCGTGGTCGGGCGTGCGAGCCGCGTGCTCGCGCTCCCGGCGGTGCCGGTGAAGCAGGCCCAGGCAGCCGGCGCGCGCTTCCTGATCGGTGAGGACGACGCCACGGTCGTGAGCATCGGCGCGCACGGCTTCTCGGTGCTGGAGCTGCGCCCGAGCGGCGTCGAGGTCTTCCGGGAGAACTCCCGCTGCTCGCAGGGCACGGGGAACTTCTTGCGCCAGCTCGTGGAGCGCTTCGGGCTCGACATCGAGGCGGCGAGCGAGCTGGTCGAGGGCGTGACGGAGCCCGCGCTTTTGTCGGGTCGCTGCCCCGTGATCCTGAAGACCGACATGACGCACCTCGCGAACAAGGGCGAGGGTCGCGAGCGCATCGTGGCCGGCCTCTACGACGCCGTGTGCGAGAACGTCCAGGTGCTGATCAAGCCGGCGGTGTCGCCCAAGCGCGTGCTCTTGATCGGCGGCGTGGCGCGCTCGCGCCGGGTCCGCGAGCACTTCCGCGGCTTCCTCGGGCGGCACGGCATGGAGCTTCTGGCCACCACCTCGGACGATCACGTCTACGTGGACGCGCTGGGCGCCGCCCTCCGGGCAGCCGAGCGCCCCGCGCGCGTCCCGACCCTCGACCGCCTGCTGGCGCCGGCGCAACACGCGCATCTGGATCGCCTGCCGGCGCTCCGGAGCCAACTCTCCCGGGTCACACGCATGCAGCGCCCGGAGCTCCCGGCCCGGCTCGAGGAGCCGCGGGAGATCATCGCCGGCTTCGACATCGGCTCGACGGGCTCGAAGGTGGTCGCGGTCGATCGCGCGACGCGGCAGCTCTTGTGGGAGGGCTACATCAACACCAACGGCGATCCCATCGGCGCCGCCCAGACGTTGATGCGGATGCTGGGCGAGTCGCCCGCCGGACCGCACGCGCTGGTGGCGTTCGGCGCCACCGGCAGCGGCCGAGAGATCGTGGGGTCCCTGCTCTCGAGCTCCTACGGGGTCGAGCGCGTCTACGTGCTCAACGAGATCGCCGCGCACGCCGAGGGAGCCCTCCACTACGACCCGAGCGTGGACACCATCTTCGAGATCGGCGGGCAGGACGCCAAGTACATCCGCCTCTGCGAAGGGCGCGTGGTGGACGCGGCGATGAACGAGGCGTGCAGCGCCGGTACCGGCTCGTTCATCGAGGAGCAGGGCAAGAAGATCGGCGGCATCGAGAACGTCGTCGAGCTCGGGGAGGCGGCGCTGGCGGCCGAGGGCGGCGTCTCGCTGGGGCAGCACTGCTCGGTGTTCATGGCGGAGATCATCGACGAAGCCGTCGCGGCAGGGGCGGGGACGTCGTCGGTCGTCGCCGGCATCTACGGCTCCGTGATCCAGAACTACCTGAACCGGGTGAAGGGGGCGCGCTCCGTGGGGCAGGTGGTGTTCTGCCAGGGCATGCCGTTCGCCTCGGACGCGCTGGCCGCCGCCGTGGCGCGCGAGACCGGGAGCCGGGTGATCGTGCCGCCGAACCCGGGCACGGTGGGCGCGCTCGGCATCGCGTTGCTCACGCAGAAAGCGATCTCACCGAATGTCACCGGCGGCGTGGAGCCGGCGCGGTTCCTCTCGGCCAAGGTCGTGCGGCGCGACACCTTCGTTTGCCAGAGCAAGAAGGGCTGCGGGGAGCCCGGCAACAAGTGCCGGATCGACCGCGTGGGGACGCTGGTTCAGGACAAGCCGGGGCGCTTCACCTGGGGCGGCAGCTGCTCGCTCTGGGACCGCGGCACGGGCAAGAAGAAGCTGCCCGATCTCGCCCCGGATCCGTTCCGCGATCGCGAGGCCCTGATCGCCGAGCTGGTCGGGCGTGTCAGCGTGGACCGAGGCAAGACCAAGATCGCCCTCACCGACGAGTTCCAGCTCAAGGGACTGTTCCCGTTCTTCGCGACCTTCCTGTTCGAGCTGGGCTTCGACCTGGTCTACGAGCGCGCCTCCGGAGCCAAGACGCTGAAGCGGGGCATCGAGGAGGCGAACGTGCCGTGGTGCGCGCCGATGCAGCTCTATCACGGCCTGGTCGCCAGCATGTCCGAGCGCGGCGCAGCCTGGGTGTTCGCGCCCATGTTGCGCGAGATGCCGCGCTCCGCCGACGAACCCCACGCGGTGGCCTGCCCGGTGGTGCAAGCCAGCCCGGACGTGATGCGGCTGGATCTGGGCGCGGAGCGGGGCGCGCGACTGCTCTCCCCGGTCATCGACTTCGGGGCCGAGGGATTCGAGTCCCGGGAGTTCCTGAGGAGCTGCCAGCGCCTGGCGGAGTCGGTCGGAGTCTCCGGGCTCGCCTGGCTCGGGGCGTATCGGCGCGCCAAGCGCGAGCAGACATCCTTCGACGCAAAGTGCCTGGAGCTCGGCCGGCACGCCCTGGACTTCTGTCGGGAGCACGCCCTGATCCCGGTCGTGGTGCTGGGGCGGCCGTACACGCTCTACAACTCGGTGTTGAACTCCAACGTGCCGCCGCTGCTCCGGGAGCAGGGCGCCATCGCGATCCCCGTGGACTGCTACGAGGTGGAGGCGGACGTCCCGACCTTCGACGGAGTGTACTGGGGGCACGGGCAGAAGAACCTGCGCGCGGCGCACCAGATCCGGCGCACTCCAGGGCTGTACTCGATCTGGTGCAGCAACTACTCGTGCGGACCCGACAGCTTCAACCTGCACTTCTTCGCCTACGCGATGGCGGGCAGGCCCTTCGCGGTGATCGAGACCGATGGGCATGCCGGCGACGCCGGGACCAAGACGCGCATCGAGGCGTTCCTGCACTGCGTCCGCGAGGATCTGGCGCGGGAGCACCGGGCGCCCGCCGAGAGCGATCTCTCCCGGGTGGCTCGACAGCACCACACGCTCGGCGACATCCGGGCGAGCCGCGAGCGCCTGCTGGTGCCGCGCATGGGCGAAGGCGCCGAGGCCATGGCCGCCTGCCTGCGCGGTGTGGGGGTCGAGGCAGAGGTGCTGCCGATCCCCGACCGCGACGCGCTACGCACCGGGCGTCGCCATACCTCGGGCAAGGAGTGCGTGCCGATGACCATCACGCTCGGGAGCTTGCTCGAGCGCGTGGAGCGCGAGCCCAATCCCGACCAGCGCTTCGCCTTCTTCATGCCCACCGCGGACGGGCCGTGCCGGTTCGGCGTCTACAACATCCTGCACCGCATCGTGCTCGAGCGGCTCGGCTCGGCCGACCGTGTTCGCATCTGGTCACCGCGGGACAAGGACTACTTCGACGGCATCCCCGCCGGCTTCTCCGCGCTGGTGATGGCGGGCTTCGCCGCCCACGACATGCTGGAGGCCGCGCTCTACGACGTCAGGCCGGCGGAGGCGGAGCCCGGGCTCGCCGACGCCGTCTTCCGCCGCTACCAGCGCGAGCTGCTCGCACGGCTCGAGCGCGCCGGGGGCGGCGACCTGAGCGTGCCCAGCGCGCTCTGGCAGGTGAGCTCCGGTCGCCTGTTCGGCACCGCGGAGCTCCTCGCGCGCGCCGCGGCGGAGCTCCGAGGGGTGCGGACCGAGCGCCAGCTGCCGACGGTGCTCGTGGTCGGGGAGATCTACGTGCGCTGCGATCCGTTCGCCAACGACTTCTTGATCGAGAAGCTGGAGCAGCGCGGCATTCGCACCCGCTTCGCGCCGTTCACGGAGTGGCTCGAGTACACGGACTACGTGCACAGATCCACGGGCGCCAAGGCCGGGCTGTCGGCTCGGCTGTCGTCCTGGGTGCAGAAGCGCATCATCGAGCAGAGCTACGCGGGCGTGGCCCGGATCCTGGGCTGGCCCGCGCGCATCCCGGTCCAAGAGAGCATCGCCGCCGCCGAGCCCTACGTCCGCGAGGCCCTCACCGGCGAGGCCGTGCTGACCGTGGGCGGCCCGGTGCACGAGTGGCATCAGGGGCTGATCGACGGCGTGGTCAGCGTGGGTCCCCTCGAGTGCATGCCCAACAAGATCGCGGAAGCTCAGTTCTTCCACGTTGCGGAGCGGGAGGGTCTGCCTTCGCTCACCATCCCCGTGAACGGCGACCCGGTGGATCCGGCCATGCTCGACGGCTTCGCCTTCGAGGTGCAGGAGAGCGCGCGCCGCCGTCGCGAGGGCCTCACGCCCCAGCCCGTCCGTCACCGGCGCCGCCTGCGCGTCCTGCCGGGTGACGCGTCGCCCGAGCGCCCGAGCTGCGCGCTGCCCGCGGAGTGA
- a CDS encoding FixH family protein — protein sequence MKEIPFLALVAPFLLIACGSSSEEPSSEDPTKGLVSLGVESTDSLSVELYADDALRVGLNQLHFRLARPDGKSLKQASITQLPVMHMEAMGKEHSCPHEQPAPSADGRGLFPAFVVFQMASGASDSWRDEVSVELGDGAAQALVFENLVVAESSARKDLSVPDGSGGEKKVVVTLNFAAPLAVGQNPFTLTLHEKADMGGMSWKALTDWSVVLTPEMPSMGHGSADNVNPTHVAAGRYDGSVNLSMPGVWKVAFDFAQAGNALGSVAYEVEL from the coding sequence ATGAAAGAGATCCCGTTTCTGGCGCTGGTGGCGCCGTTCCTGCTGATCGCTTGCGGGTCTTCTAGCGAAGAGCCGAGCAGCGAGGACCCGACCAAGGGCCTGGTCTCGCTGGGGGTCGAGTCCACGGACAGCCTCTCCGTGGAGCTCTACGCAGACGACGCGCTTCGCGTCGGGCTGAATCAGCTCCACTTCCGGCTCGCACGCCCCGACGGGAAGTCGCTGAAGCAGGCGAGCATCACCCAGCTGCCCGTCATGCACATGGAGGCCATGGGCAAGGAGCACAGCTGCCCCCACGAGCAGCCGGCCCCGAGCGCCGACGGCCGGGGACTGTTCCCGGCGTTCGTGGTCTTCCAGATGGCCAGCGGAGCCTCGGACAGCTGGCGCGACGAGGTGAGCGTCGAACTGGGGGACGGCGCCGCCCAGGCCCTGGTGTTCGAGAACCTGGTCGTCGCCGAGTCGAGCGCGCGCAAGGACCTGTCCGTGCCGGACGGCAGCGGCGGCGAGAAGAAGGTCGTCGTGACGCTGAACTTCGCCGCCCCGCTCGCAGTGGGGCAGAACCCGTTCACGCTGACCCTGCACGAGAAGGCCGACATGGGCGGGATGAGCTGGAAGGCGCTCACGGACTGGAGCGTGGTCTTGACGCCGGAGATGCCCAGCATGGGCCACGGCTCGGCGGACAACGTGAACCCCACCCACGTCGCCGCCGGCCGCTACGACGGCAGCGTGAACCTGAGCATGCCCGGCGTCTGGAAGGTCGCCTTCGACTTCGCGCAGGCCGGGAACGCTCTCGGCTCCGTCGCGTACGAAGTCGAGCTCTGA
- a CDS encoding HNH endonuclease has product MFPFHATPPTAIPRLRQTGSEFLRLGRTVYFDACSSLFAYCTERLGYSEDSATKRVRVARLAQQFPQVLDDLASGELHLTGLFLLSGHLTDDNAEQLLAEARGKSKRQLEELLARWFPRPAVPPTITPVTPEPVQGQLSTWSGAGNPAPPASAPRPRVEPLSPESVRVEFTASVAFRDKLEHARALLSHTVPSGDLATILERALDLLIERETKRRAGAGKPRKRRETKPGSRHVPVEVQRAVRERDGDQCTFTDAEGRRCSATRFLTIEHIDPFAKGGPTTVDNCCLLCRPHNAHRARQVFGEDHIQNEISEARARRRQSTPPAPPAPTPAPEGGVSEKVLGALVRMGFKRADARRAVEQARLCEVEPLLEPMLRATLAILTP; this is encoded by the coding sequence TTGTTCCCGTTCCACGCCACACCACCGACAGCGATTCCGCGACTGCGGCAGACCGGAAGCGAGTTCCTCCGGCTCGGCCGGACTGTCTATTTCGATGCGTGTTCCTCCCTCTTCGCCTACTGCACCGAGCGCCTCGGCTATTCCGAGGACAGCGCGACCAAGCGTGTGCGTGTGGCCCGCCTGGCCCAGCAGTTCCCCCAGGTGCTCGATGACCTCGCCAGCGGCGAGCTCCACCTGACGGGGCTGTTCCTGCTCTCCGGCCACCTGACGGACGACAACGCCGAGCAGCTCCTCGCGGAGGCGCGTGGCAAATCGAAGCGACAGCTCGAAGAGCTCCTGGCGCGGTGGTTCCCGCGACCGGCCGTGCCGCCGACCATCACCCCGGTCACGCCCGAGCCGGTGCAGGGGCAGTTGTCCACATGGTCTGGGGCAGGTAACCCGGCTCCGCCGGCCTCGGCGCCTCGCCCTCGCGTCGAGCCGCTCTCGCCGGAGAGCGTTCGCGTGGAATTCACAGCCAGCGTCGCGTTCCGCGACAAGCTCGAGCACGCCCGGGCGCTGCTCAGCCACACGGTGCCCAGCGGCGACCTCGCGACGATCCTCGAGCGCGCGCTGGACCTGCTCATCGAGCGGGAGACGAAGCGCCGCGCCGGCGCGGGCAAGCCCCGCAAGCGCCGCGAGACGAAGCCGGGCTCGCGGCACGTTCCGGTGGAAGTCCAGCGAGCGGTCAGGGAGCGGGACGGCGACCAGTGCACCTTCACCGACGCCGAAGGGCGGCGGTGTTCGGCGACGCGCTTCTTGACCATCGAGCACATCGACCCGTTCGCGAAGGGCGGGCCCACGACGGTGGACAACTGCTGCTTGCTTTGCAGACCTCACAACGCCCACCGAGCGCGCCAGGTCTTCGGTGAGGACCACATCCAGAACGAGATCTCGGAGGCGCGAGCGAGGCGAAGACAGAGCACGCCACCGGCGCCACCAGCGCCGACGCCCGCGCCCGAGGGCGGCGTGTCCGAAAAGGTGCTCGGAGCGCTGGTTCGGATGGGGTTCAAGCGAGCGGACGCGCGGCGAGCCGTCGAGCAAGCGCGCCTCTGCGAGGTGGAGCCGCTGCTCGAGCCGATGCTTCGCGCGACGCTCGCCATTCTCACACCCTGA